The following proteins are co-located in the Primulina tabacum isolate GXHZ01 chromosome 11, ASM2559414v2, whole genome shotgun sequence genome:
- the LOC142518113 gene encoding fasciclin-like arabinogalactan protein 21 has translation MDLRFLLLLLIISAAAATETNGSSTSTSPPPSAAAFQPNAHPFNPALISTILSTLGFQELSTAAVAANLSTTTPITMFAPSAASLLTCPSCSLPLLLQELSLPGLYPLHFLQTLIFGTKIETLAPNRCLTVTNNDKDKVFVNGVEISHPDLFNNGLVVIHGLQGFVSHLSPVSCDVERMSSLSFPTQSLSSRIVPSPSLSIMRLMLKDAVLRLRATGYSIASLAIRVKFVHLSELKSITIFALDDVSIFSGEGTSYLYNFRYHVVPNRRLTGAELVSLPTTTVLPTMDVGNNLVVTTAGRGGSLAPMRINYVKIKTIDLMHNSRIVIHGISAAFPHMHTPYQPYDQKGASFPQIEQSNCDDTDGERGMCLVEAAVPAGMQSTVGTEGHHVSEF, from the coding sequence ATGGATCTGCGATTCCTTCTCCTGCTTCTGATCATCTCCGCCGCCGCCGCAACGGAAACCAACGGCAGCAGCACCTCCACTTCACCCCCTCCGTCAGCCGCCGCATTCCAGCCGAACGCCCACCCATTCAATCCAGCTCTCATCTCCACCATTCTGTCTACTCTCGGATTCCAGGAGTTATCTACTGCAGCCGTCGCCGCTAACCTCTCCACCACCACTCCGATAACCATGTTCGCTCCCTCCGCAGCCTCGCTCCTCACATGTCCTTCGTGCTCGCTTCCTCTACTACTGCAGGAGCTCTCTCTCCCAGGTCTCTATCCCTTGCATTTCCTGCAAACACTAATATTCGGCACCAAAATCGAAACCTTAGCCCCCAACCGCTGCCTCACCGTCACGAACAATGACAAGGATAAGGTTTTCGTGAACGGAGTGGAGATCTCGCATCCTGATCTCTTCAATAATGGTCTGGTCGTCATTCATGGTCTCCAGGGATTTGTCTCGCATCTCTCTCCTGTCTCGTGCGACGTCGAGCGCATGTCGTCACTGTCCTTCCCTACTCAGTCTCTCTCATCACGGATCGTTCCGTCTCCGTCGCTCTCTATCATGCGCCTGATGTTGAAGGACGCTGTCCTCCGCCTTCGAGCCACAGGATACAGCATCGCCTCCCTCGCAATACGTGTGAAGTTTGTGCACCTCTCGGAGTTGAAATCGATTACGATTTTTGCACTCGACGATGTCTCCATCTTCTCCGGCGAAGGAACCTCCTACTTGTATAACTTCAGGTATCATGTGGTTCCAAACAGACGACTGACTGGGGCGGAGCTGGTGAGCTTGCCTACAACCACGGTATTGCCGACTATGGACGTTGGAAACAACCTGGTGGTAACCACCGCCGGCAGAGGTGGTTCCCTGGCGCCGATGAGGATCAACTACGTGAAGATTAAAACGATTGACCTGATGCACAATAGCAGGATCGTGATCCATGGTATCTCTGCGGCGTTTCCGCATATGCATACTCCTTATCAACCGTACGATCAGAAGGGTGCGAGCTTCCCGCAGATCGAACAGTCCAACTGTGACGACACTGACGGAGAACGTGGAATGTGCTTGGTGGAAGCTGCGGTGCCAGCTGGCATGCAGTCAACTGTTGGTACTGAAGGTCATCATGTTTCTGAATTTTAG